Genomic window (Actinomycetota bacterium):
GCCGGGGGCCCCACGCCGATAGGCCACCCACCAGTCCGGCAAAATCGGCAATCCGAGGGTTACGAAGGGGGAGGTGAGCTTCTAGGATGGTGCTTCCGCCAGTAGGGAGAAATCTGGTCAGACCGGACACGCAGGGGGGAGGACGACCGGGGGCGCGCCTGGATCCTGCGGGATCCTCCTGCCCCCGCTCACCCGTGCCCGCAAGTTCCCTCCGCGCCCGATCGCGCTCGGGGACGCCGCGATGACCCGAACCGAGTTCCTGCCCTTCTATGCCCCGGACGTCGGGGACGAGGAGGTTCGCGAGGTGTCCGCGGCGCTCCGCTCGGGCTGGCTCACCACGGGCCCAAGGGTCCAGCAGTTCGAGGAGGAGTTCGCGACGGCCGTCGGGGCCCCCGCCGCCGCCGCGGTCAACTCCGGCACCGCGGCTCTGCACGTCTCGCTGACTGCGCTCGGCATCGGGCCCGGGGACGTCGTGGTCACCACCCCCATGACGTTCGCCTCGTCGATCCACGTCATCGAGCATGTGGGGGCCCGCCCCGTGTTCGCCGACGTGGACCCGGACACCCTGAACATCGACCCGGACGGCGTCCGCCGGGCGGTCAAGGAAGCCGAAGCGGACGGTCCGGGACCGGTGCGAGCCATCCTGCCCGTCCACCTGTACGGCCATCCGTGCGACATGGACGCCCTGGCCCAGATCGCGGAGGACCACGGCCTGGACCTGGTCCAGGACGCCGCCCACGCCCTGCCGTCATCCTGGCGCGGCCATCCCATCGGGGGGCCCGTCCCCGGCTTTTCCGGCAAGAGCTTGACCTGTTTCTCCTTCTATGCGACGAAGAACCTCACCACGGGAGAAGGTGGCATGTTCACGGGCGATCCCGCCCTCGTCGACGAGGCCCGAGCGTGGATCCTGCACGGCATGAGCCGGGATGCCTGGCGCCGGTACGCATCGGACGGCTCGTGGCACTACGACGTGCTGCACGCGGGGTTCAAGTACAACATGACGGACCAGGCGGCCGCGCTGGGGCTGGTCCAGCTGCGCCGCCTTCCCGAGTTCCAGGCCCGCCGCGGCGAGATCGTTCGTCGCTACGACCGGGCCTTCGGGGAGATCCCGGAGATCGAGACCCCCCGGGTCCATCCCGACGCTGAGCACGCGTGGCACCTGTACGTGATCCGCCTGCGCCTGGACGGCCTGCGGATCGACCGGGACCGGTTCATCGAGGAGCTGGGCAAGCGGAACATCGGGACCAGCGTGCACTTCATCCCCATCCACCTGTTCTCCCACTACCGGGACCGGTACGGGTTCCGGCCGGAGGACTTCCCGGTGGCGTACGGCGAGTACGGCCGCATCGTCTCGCTGCCGCTGTACCCGCGGATGAGCGACCGGGACGTGGACGACGTGGTCGAGGCCGTGGCCGGCGTGGTGGCGGAGCACCGGAGGTAGCGGCATGGGGAAGCGAGCCTTCGACGTGCTCGTCTCGGCCGTGGTGATGGTCGTGGCCTCCCCGCTGTGGCTGGTGGTGGCCCTGCTCATCAAGGTGGAGTCCCCGGGGCCCGTGTTCCACCGGGCCACCCGGATCGGGCGGGGAGGCGTGCCCTTCACGCTGTACAAGTTCCGGACCATGGTGGCCGACGCCCGGTCCCGGGGCCCCGGCATCACGGGCCGGGACGACCCCCGGATCACCGGGCTGGGCCGGATCCTGCGGTGGGCCAAGATCGACGAGATGCCCCAGCTGATCAACGTCCTGAAGGGCGACATGAGCATCGTCGGCCCGCGCCCGGAGGACCCCCGGTACGTCGAGCAGTACACGGAGGACCAGCGGCGGGTCCTCGCCGTCCGTCCGGGGATGGCCAGTCCCGCCTTCATCGCCTACCGGCACGAGGAGGAGATGCTGGCCGGGGAGCCCGACCCGGAGGAGCGCTACGCGAACGACATCCTGCCCGCGAAGCTGGCCATGGACCTCGACTACGTCGACCGGCACTCGTTCCTGTTCGACCTGTCCGTCCTGGGGAGGGCCGCCCTCTCGCTGGTGAAGCCGGCCGGCAGCGCGCCGCTCCCCCGGACCGACCCGGGCGCCTCGTCCGCCGCGCCCCACGTCTCCGCGGCGCTGCTTCCCAAGGGGCTGATCCGCCACCGCCGGCCGGTCATCGTCCTCGCCCACGCCGTGCTGCTCGCCACCGCCTACTACCTGGCCTGGGTCCTGCATTTCGACTTCCGCATCCCGCCGGCCAAGTGGGAGGTGTTCGTCAAGTCCCTGGCGGTCCTGCTGGTGATCAAGATGGTCGTGTTCTGGCCGTTCCAGCTGTACGAGGGCCTGTGGCGCTACATCAGCATGCGCGACATCCTGTCCATCCTGTTCGGAGCGTCGGTCGCCTCGGTGGTGTTCGGGGTGGCCATCGACATCCGCGCCAAGGGCCTGCCCGTCCCGATCCTCATCCTGGACTGGGTGTTCACGCTGGCGCTGGTGGGCGGGGTCCGCCTCCTGGTCCGTGCGGTCCGGGAGGGAAGCCTCCAAACGCGGGTCAGGGCGAAGCGAGCCGTGGTGGTGGGGGCGGGAGACGGCGCCGACCGTCTGATCCGGGAGGTCCGCCGCAATCCCGACCTGGACTACCGGTTGGTCGGGCTCATCGACGACGACCGCCGGAAGATGGGACGGCGGATCCACGGCGTGCCGGTGATCGGCACCGTCTCGGACATCCCCCGGATCTCGAAGGCCATGTCGGTGGACGAGATCCTGATCGCGATCCCGTCGGTCTCCGATCCCGAGCGGGTCCGGATCATCGAGAGCGCCCGGGAGGCCGCCGTGCCCCTGCGTTCGGTCCCCCCGCTCCGTGACCTGTTCACCGGGAGGGCCACCATCGGACAGCTGCGCGACGTACGGCCCCAGGACGTCCTGGGGAGGCAGGAGGTGTGGCTGGACGTGGAGCGGCTGCGCCGGGAGGTCACCGGGCGCCGGATCCTCATCACCGGGGCCGGGGGATCGATCGGCTCGGAGCTGGCGCGCCAGCTGGCGACCCTGGAGCCGGCGTCCCTCGTGCTGTACGAACGGGCGGAGAACAGCCTGTTCTTCGTGGACCACGAGCTCCGGCGCCGCCACCCGGACGTGGACCTGGTGCCGGTGGTCGGCGACATCCGAGACCGGCCCCACCTGAGCGAGGTGTTCGGCCGGCACCGTCCCGAGCTCGTGTACCATGCCGCGGCCTACAAGCAGGTCCCCCTCATGGAGCAGTTCCCACTGGAAGCCATCGAGAACAACGTCTTCGGGACGAGGAGCATCGCCTGCGCCGCCCGTGAGCACGGCGCGAACAAGTTCGTGCTGATCTCCTCGGACAAGGCCGTGCGTCCCGTCGGCGTCATGGGGATGACCAAGCGCGTGGCGGAGACGCTGGTGAAGACCATGGATGGGGAGGGATGCCGGTTCGTGTCCGTTCGCTTCGGCAACGTCCTGGGCAGCGACGGCAGTGTCCTCCCGCTGTTCGAGCGGCAGATCGCGGCGGGCGGCCCGGTCACGGTCACGGATCCTCACGCCTCCCGGTTCCTGATGCTGCTGTCGGAGGCGGTGCAGCTGGTCCTGGAGGCCGGGTCGATCGGGGAGGGAGGCGAGGTGTTCTTCCTGGACCCGGGCGAGCCGGTCCGGATCATGGACCTGGCCACCAGCGTGATCCGCCTGCACGGGCTGGAGCCGGGCCGGGACGTGAAGGTGGAGGTGACCGGCCTCCGCCCGGGGGAGCGCCTGCGGGAGGAGTTCGTGGGCGACACCGAGGAGCTCCGGCCCACCGGCCACGAGAAGATCTTCAAGGTCCAGGGCAACGGGCTGAACGCCGACGTGTTCCGCAAGGAGATGGACGAGCTCCAGGCCCGGGTGGCGAGCCGCGACCAGGCGGGGGCGCTGCGCTGCCTCCGAGACATGGCAGCCCTCTACTGAGCCTCATGGCCCGAAGAACCGCACAGCGCCCGCACGACGGCCACGTGGTGGTCGTGGGAGGGTCGGCGGCCGGCCTGCTGACGGCCACCCTGCTGGCCAGGGACGGCGTCCCCGTCACGGTGCTGGAGCGGAGCCCGGAGGTCCGACCCGTCCCCCGGACCCTGATCGTCACCGACCAGCTCCGCGGGCTCCTGGGCCCAGTGATCGATCCGGCCATCCGAAACGAGATCCGCCGGTTCGAGCTGTTCGCCGACGGACGGGTGGCCTCCATCGCCCTTCGCCGCCCGGACCTCATCGTGGAGCGCAGCGCGATCATCGAAGCGCTGCACCGCGAGGCGACCGGCGCCGGGGTCTCCGTGCGCTCGGGGCGGCGGTTCCTGGACATGCGATCCTCGAACGGCGGCCTGGAGGTCTCGGTCGGCGTCAACGGGCACGGCACGACCGAGGAGATCAGCGCGAGCACGGTGGTTGGGGCCGACGGGGCCCGCAGCTCCGTGGCCCGCGCGGCCGGCTGGCCGTCCCAGCCCACGGTCCCGCTGCTCCAGGCCATCGTGGACCTCCCCGCGGACCTGCCACCGGACACCACGCGCGTGTGGTTCCGGCCGGAGGACACTCCTTACTTCTACTGGCTCATCCCCGAGTCGGAGCGCCGAGGCGCGCTCGGGCTGATCGGGGAGGACGGCCCGGATGCCCGGCGGCGCCTGGACCGGTTCCTGGAGGAACACGGGCTGGAGGCGCTGGAGTACCAGGCCGCCCGCATCCCGCGCTACCGGCGCTGGATCCCCATCCACCGGCGGCTGGGCTCGGGGCACGTCTACCTGGTGGGCGACGCCGCGGGCCAGGTGAAGGTCTCCACCGTCGGGGGGACCGTGACCGGCCTGCGCGGGGCCCAGGCCGCGGCCATGGCCATCCTGGGCCGGCGGGCCCGGCCCGAGCTGCGTTCGCTCCGGAGGGAGCTGGACCTGCACCTGTGGGTGCGCCGGCTGATGCACCGCTTCACGGTGGACGACTACCGGCGGCTCCTGGACCTCCTGGACGGGTCGGCCGCCCGCGTCCTCGCCGCCCACGATCGGGACGATGCCCGGCGGGTGTTCGCTCGCCTGGCCCTGGCCCGTCCCCGGATCCTGGTGTTCGGGGTGCGAGCCGGGATGGCCCGCGCGCTGTCTCGGCCCAGGCCGGCGTCCCCGCCGCCGGTGCCCCGGGCCGCGCCCTCCTCCCCGCGGTGACGGACCACCCGCCCGAACGCCGCCTGGTTTGGGAGGAGCGCTGGCAGCGCCGGGACGCCGGCGAGTTCGGGTGGTACCTGTCCGAACCGCCGCCGCAGCTGGTCGACCTGCTCCAGAGGCATCGGCTTCCCCAAGGCGGGGCCCTCGACATCGCGTGCGGGAACGGGGTGGCCGCTCGGTACCTGGCGGAATCGTTCTCACCGTCGGTGGGGTTCGACATCGCCCTGGCGGCGGTGGCGCGGTCGGGCGGGGCCGCCGGCGAGGACCGGGCCCGGGCCTCGTTCCTGGTAGCCGACGCCACCGCGTCCTTCCCGTTCCGGGACGCGGTGTTCGCGCTGGTGTTCGACCGGGGCGGTCTCCAGAACCTGCCCGACGGGTCGTGGCCGCACTACTTCGGGGAGGTGCGGCGGGTCCTGAAGCCGGGCGGCATCCTCCAGCTCATGTCGTCGCGCCCGGCGAGCCCTTCCTCGACGGCCCGCCCGTCCGGCCGCCCGACCCCGCGCAGCCTGCGGGCCCGGGCGGGATCGCTCCTGGGCCGGCGCCCGGGCGGGGGGGAGCCTCCGGGGCACGCGAAGCTCCGCCGGGCGGTGGGCTCGTCGTTCGAGGTGCTGGCCATGGAGGACTTCGGCTTCGTGACCGGGGAGGGCAAGGAACGGTTGTTCACCAACGCCGTCCTGCGCCGCCTGCCCGGCTCGTGAGGCACCGCCCTCGATCCACTCCCCGATGGTAGATTCCTCCGCCGTGGCCGGGATGAGATGGCGGCGGACCGTTCCCCTGGCCATCCTGTTCGTGGCCCTCACCCTGGTGGCCGGCGCCTGCACCGGCGGAGGCTCCACGGCCACCGGTCCTCCCACCGGGACCGGCCGTCCCACCGGGAGCTTTACCTCGACACCCGGCGGGCCCCTGCGGCTCGGGACGGTCGAGCCCGGCGCCATCACCTCGCACCAGTGCACGACGGGGTTCCAGTGCCAGGCCTTCAGCGTGACGTGCTCGGGGCTGGAACAGCCCGCGCGCGGTCTCCTCGAGGTCCAGCGACCGGACGGGTCCCCCCGGGGGCTCGTCATGTACTTCAGCGGGCAGAGCGGGCAGTCACCCTGGGTGACCCCGAGCACGGACCGGGTCACGCTGCCCTTCATGCAGAGCATGGCCCAGGCCGGGTTCGTGAACGTGATGGTGGCGTGGGCGGAGCCGTGGCTGCTATCGGCTCCCGGCGAGCAGGCCGGCCCGGCCAGGCTGGCCTGCCGGGCCGCGTCCCTGGTCCGGTACGTCCACGACCGGGTGTACGCGCCACTCGGGGTCACCCCGGCCCCGGAACGATGCGGATTCTGCCTGGCCGGCGAGAGCGGGGGAGCCTCCGAGGTGGCCTACTCCCTCAGCCACTACGGCCTGGCCGGCATGGTCGATGGGGCCGTCATGGCGGGGGGGATGCCGTTCGCCTCGATCGAGAAGGGGTGCCTGAAGACCACCTCCCCCTACTACTACGGCCCCACCGCCACCGGGTTCGTCGACGCCGCGTACGGCTTCCTCCCCTCCCAACGGGGTCCGTGCTCCTCGGCCACGGCCTCGTTCCGGAACCGGTGGATCGCGGACAGCGTCAACTCCCCCGACGCGGCGCTCTCCTATCCCCGCACCCGCCTCCAGATCATCGTGGGCGGAGAGGACACCAGCTCGGGTATCCCGCTCGGCCGCGACTACATCGCCGCCCTGCGGACGGCCGGAACTCCGTTCCTGAGCGTGCGGACGATCCCCGGGCTGTCACACGGCGTGGCCAGCGCCCCCGCCGGCCTGGTCGCCGTCCGGGCGGCTCTCCTGTCGGGCTGATCCAGGGGGCGTGTTGCCTCTTGGCCGCCCCGACCCCTGATCAGGGCCAAACGCGCAGAAGGTACGGCTTGGAAGGGAGCACCGTGTATACGTAGGGACCAGGCTTGCGTGCTGTACGTGCGATACGAATGATCCGATGGATATTCATGATGTACAGCCCGACCTGGATAGCCCCCTTCAGATCGCCGCGGGGGAGCCGAAAGAACCTTCAGCTTCGCGTCCCGAACCGCGTCGCGCTCTATCTCGACGTGCGTAATGTCCTGATCAGCCGTGAGGACTACCCAACCATTGCGGCCGGCGTCTTCGATCCATTGGAGGTCCGAAATGGTAAGACTCGCTTGGGCCCCATAGACACTGGCCAGCGTGTGAACCGTCAGACCAAGTGGGAGCGCCCGCAAGGCGTCGGGGACCTGCCTTTGACCGATGCTGCGATCGACCAGGAATTCGGGGAGAGGATCAAGCGGCTTCCGAGGGCGGGAGGAAGGCACGCAGGATGTCTAGCACGTCCTCCTCAGGCACTCCAAAGTCATCCGCCACCTCTTGAATCGAATCGCGGGCGCGGAGTCTGGCAATGACATCCTGAAGTCGCGCCCCCCCGTTTACGAAGATTGGCTTCCCGAAAGCGCGGTTCGGATCGACCTCGATAAGTGGCCGATCCTTAGCGAAGGGAAGTACAAGTCGTCCTGCCCACCCATCGGGCTCGAATGTGATCAGTTCAAGGTTGCTCTCGACGAGAAGGTACTGCTGGCTCAACACTTCGGCCAGCGGCTTGAAGTCCTCACGAGGGCTGCTGTAACGGAAGAGAATCCGAGCTCCGTCGTGGTAGAGGCTGCGCGACGCCAGCGCATAGTCGAGCGTCATTTCCTCAGCCAGCTTGTCCAATGCCCCACGGATGTAGTGAACCCCGAAGCCTCGGTGCCTCAGGGCTGATACGACAAGCGCCTCAGCCAGTCCAATGAAGGGGACCTCCGCCTCGTTCCTGCGGGGGCTTGGCCTCCAGGTGACCAGGGGTTCCGACATCCCGCGCCCGCGGACCCAGTACCAGACCGTGTTTTCCGGCTCACGGAGGTACGAAGCTACCTGCCTTACCGTGTAGAGGGGCGCGGTGAACCGCGAATCGTCAGGCGCCCTGACGACCGTCTTCACGGACGCGCGGGAGGGGTCGGGGACCGCACGCCCCGCAGGATACTCCGTCCGCGTCATCTGCTTGCCCGCCGTGTTGGCCTCCAGGTCCGAGTTAGACTCGAACACTTGTTCGAGTCTAACTCGAGACAATGACAACCGCGTGATTCTAGCCTTTTCTATTCATGTCCGAGAGACTTATACGCATGCAACATACAAGTATCTCTCTAGTCACTGGAGACTAATGGCCCGGCGCAAAAGGCCTCTAACGGCTCGTCAACGAGCAGCCCTCGATGCCCTCCGAAGCGCGGCTCGGCAGATCGCTGAGGCAACCGCCGAGCGGGATCGTCGTGTTCGAGAGGCCAAGCGGGAGAAGATCATTGTCGAGGAGATCGCCGAGGCAGCTAACATCGGCCCATCGACGGTGTACCTGATCCTCGGCAGACGCGAGGCCGAGACAGAAGCGAGAGGGTGACGAACCGTGAGTTCCGTGTGGGACCTTGAGAGGTCCCCGAATCAGGCGTGGGAGGCGCCGGGGCCGGTGGCGAGCACTCCCGGCTGTTCCCGGTCGTCCTGGCTTCGGGGTGAGGATCCCGGGAGGATGCGGTCCATCCACCGGGACACCGTGGAGACCACGGCCGCCTGCTTCTCCAGCTCCCGGGACGGCACCCGGATGAGCTTGATGTGGGGGCCGGGCTGCCCCCGGCGCGAGCGCTCGATGGCCTGTGCCGTCGCCTCGAGCCGTCGCTCCCACTGATCGGTGGCGGCG
Coding sequences:
- a CDS encoding class I SAM-dependent methyltransferase, with product MTDHPPERRLVWEERWQRRDAGEFGWYLSEPPPQLVDLLQRHRLPQGGALDIACGNGVAARYLAESFSPSVGFDIALAAVARSGGAAGEDRARASFLVADATASFPFRDAVFALVFDRGGLQNLPDGSWPHYFGEVRRVLKPGGILQLMSSRPASPSSTARPSGRPTPRSLRARAGSLLGRRPGGGEPPGHAKLRRAVGSSFEVLAMEDFGFVTGEGKERLFTNAVLRRLPGS
- a CDS encoding polysaccharide biosynthesis protein — encoded protein: MGKRAFDVLVSAVVMVVASPLWLVVALLIKVESPGPVFHRATRIGRGGVPFTLYKFRTMVADARSRGPGITGRDDPRITGLGRILRWAKIDEMPQLINVLKGDMSIVGPRPEDPRYVEQYTEDQRRVLAVRPGMASPAFIAYRHEEEMLAGEPDPEERYANDILPAKLAMDLDYVDRHSFLFDLSVLGRAALSLVKPAGSAPLPRTDPGASSAAPHVSAALLPKGLIRHRRPVIVLAHAVLLATAYYLAWVLHFDFRIPPAKWEVFVKSLAVLLVIKMVVFWPFQLYEGLWRYISMRDILSILFGASVASVVFGVAIDIRAKGLPVPILILDWVFTLALVGGVRLLVRAVREGSLQTRVRAKRAVVVGAGDGADRLIREVRRNPDLDYRLVGLIDDDRRKMGRRIHGVPVIGTVSDIPRISKAMSVDEILIAIPSVSDPERVRIIESAREAAVPLRSVPPLRDLFTGRATIGQLRDVRPQDVLGRQEVWLDVERLRREVTGRRILITGAGGSIGSELARQLATLEPASLVLYERAENSLFFVDHELRRRHPDVDLVPVVGDIRDRPHLSEVFGRHRPELVYHAAAYKQVPLMEQFPLEAIENNVFGTRSIACAAREHGANKFVLISSDKAVRPVGVMGMTKRVAETLVKTMDGEGCRFVSVRFGNVLGSDGSVLPLFERQIAAGGPVTVTDPHASRFLMLLSEAVQLVLEAGSIGEGGEVFFLDPGEPVRIMDLATSVIRLHGLEPGRDVKVEVTGLRPGERLREEFVGDTEELRPTGHEKIFKVQGNGLNADVFRKEMDELQARVASRDQAGALRCLRDMAALY
- a CDS encoding NAD(P)/FAD-dependent oxidoreductase, with translation MARRTAQRPHDGHVVVVGGSAAGLLTATLLARDGVPVTVLERSPEVRPVPRTLIVTDQLRGLLGPVIDPAIRNEIRRFELFADGRVASIALRRPDLIVERSAIIEALHREATGAGVSVRSGRRFLDMRSSNGGLEVSVGVNGHGTTEEISASTVVGADGARSSVARAAGWPSQPTVPLLQAIVDLPADLPPDTTRVWFRPEDTPYFYWLIPESERRGALGLIGEDGPDARRRLDRFLEEHGLEALEYQAARIPRYRRWIPIHRRLGSGHVYLVGDAAGQVKVSTVGGTVTGLRGAQAAAMAILGRRARPELRSLRRELDLHLWVRRLMHRFTVDDYRRLLDLLDGSAARVLAAHDRDDARRVFARLALARPRILVFGVRAGMARALSRPRPASPPPVPRAAPSSPR
- a CDS encoding DegT/DnrJ/EryC1/StrS aminotransferase family protein, with protein sequence MTRTEFLPFYAPDVGDEEVREVSAALRSGWLTTGPRVQQFEEEFATAVGAPAAAAVNSGTAALHVSLTALGIGPGDVVVTTPMTFASSIHVIEHVGARPVFADVDPDTLNIDPDGVRRAVKEAEADGPGPVRAILPVHLYGHPCDMDALAQIAEDHGLDLVQDAAHALPSSWRGHPIGGPVPGFSGKSLTCFSFYATKNLTTGEGGMFTGDPALVDEARAWILHGMSRDAWRRYASDGSWHYDVLHAGFKYNMTDQAAALGLVQLRRLPEFQARRGEIVRRYDRAFGEIPEIETPRVHPDAEHAWHLYVIRLRLDGLRIDRDRFIEELGKRNIGTSVHFIPIHLFSHYRDRYGFRPEDFPVAYGEYGRIVSLPLYPRMSDRDVDDVVEAVAGVVAEHRR
- a CDS encoding DUF433 domain-containing protein, with protein sequence MFESNSDLEANTAGKQMTRTEYPAGRAVPDPSRASVKTVVRAPDDSRFTAPLYTVRQVASYLREPENTVWYWVRGRGMSEPLVTWRPSPRRNEAEVPFIGLAEALVVSALRHRGFGVHYIRGALDKLAEEMTLDYALASRSLYHDGARILFRYSSPREDFKPLAEVLSQQYLLVESNLELITFEPDGWAGRLVLPFAKDRPLIEVDPNRAFGKPIFVNGGARLQDVIARLRARDSIQEVADDFGVPEEDVLDILRAFLPPSEAA